A section of the Lineus longissimus chromosome 1, tnLinLong1.2, whole genome shotgun sequence genome encodes:
- the LOC135484045 gene encoding uncharacterized protein LOC135484045, with protein MSMQPMSDQGVAKSGQQESSTGHSVQRNGAKFTRVSRPRNNAAKHEARSSGGNSEAKAKSTRDTKSHNKEPRRCQFCDQDHLVSNCAQFKSKSVEFRKQFVCKAGLCFCCLWKHYVKDCKWKKPCTETGCDRLHHPLLHQEQEVHIGSLVSTSKPTQSVLLKVIPVRLYSKDKQSLTTFAMLDSGSTVTMIAKSIASRLGITGLPEVLSVNTVLAKGQSKEVKIAECFLSPTSEEEPLIPVSRAHVVDELHIDESRYGECPDTQPYAVKTPLSWCVAGPTCKTGDQPVPSCNLLVASTDVLGGNGDRTSELASESLELEVKKRWEKERHGFACDGIKRMSVEDKRAMQILESKTAFIDGNYQIGLLWREENPCLPNNKASAEKRLRVLQKRFAKDSEYAAMYRKAIEDYITKGYAVQLSDEEAAVTTSKTWYLPHHGVQNPNKPGRVKVVFDAAARYGETSLNQELLQGPDLTNSLVGVLTHFRLGKIAVTADVEAMFMQFKVPKEDCQALRFLWWSDEADATPQTFCMTQHIFGATDSPSSCTYGLRRCSNDNAEDFDKSTVDAVNKNFYVDDLLKSVDYTAPAICLAMQLIEMLGQGGLRWRNSFQTPW; from the exons ATGTCAATGCAACCAATGTCTGATCAGGGAGTTGCTAAAAGTGGACAGCAGGAGTCGAGCACAGGACACAGTGTGCAAAGAAATGGTGCCAAGTTTACTAGGGTGTCAAGGCCCAGAAATAATGCTGCCAAACATGAGGCCAGGAGCAGTGGTGGTAACAGCGAGGCTAAAGCCAAAAGCACGAGAGATACGAAGTCTCACAATAAGGAGCCGAGAAGGTGCCAGTTCTGTGATCAGGACCACCTTGTCTCGAATTGTGCTCAGTTTAAATCTAAGTCGGTGGAGTTTAGGAAACAGTTCGTCTGCAAGGCAGGATTATGTTTTTGCTGTCTTTGGAAGCATTACGTAAAGGACTGCAAGTGGAAAAAACCGTGTACAGAGACAGGATGTGACAGACTCCACCATCCATTACTACACCAGGAACAAGAAGTTCATATTGGATCATTGGTTAGTACTTCCAAGCCAACCCAGTCTGTTTTGCTGAAGGTTATACCTGTGCGGCTCTACTCCAAGGACAAACAGAGTCTGACAACGTTTGCTATGCTAGACTCGGGTTCGACAGTTACAATGATAGCCAAGTCCATTGCAAGTAGGCTAGGTATTACTGGTTTGCCCGAGGTCCTAAGTGTCAACACAGTCTTAGCAAAGGGTCAAAGTAAGGAGGTCAAAATAGCCGAGTGCTTCCTCAGTCCAACTAGCGAGGAAGAACCTCTGATACCAGTGAGCAGAGCTCACGTAGTGGACGAGCTACATATAGATGAAAG CCGTTATGGAGAGTGCCCAGACACCCAACCTTATGCTGTGAAGACCCCCCTATCATGGTGTGTTGCTGGACCGACTTGCAAGACTGGAGATCAGCCTGTGCCCAGCTGCAATCTACTTGTGGCGAGTACTGATGTGCTTGGGGGTAATGGTGATCGGACGAGTGAGTTGGCCAGCGAGTCATTAGAGCTTGAAGTGAAGAAGCGCTGGGAGAAGGAGAGGCATGGTTTTGCTTGTGACGGCATAAAAAGGATGTCGGTAGAAGACAAGAGAGCTATGCAGATCCTGGAGTCCAAAACTGCATTCATTGATGGGAATTACCAGATAGGGCTGCTGTGGCGCGAGGAAAACCCATGTCTTCCTAACAACAAGGCATCAGCCGAGAAAAGGCTAAGAGTACTGCAGAAAAGGTTTGCCAAGGACTCAGAGTATGCTGCAATGTATCGCAAGGCCATAGAAGACTACATTACCAAGGGCTATGCTGTGCAATTATCTGACGAGGAAGCAGCAGTGACCACAAGCAAGACTTGGTACCTCCCGCACCATGGTGTGCAGAACCCTAATAAGCCTGGAAGGGTTAAAGTCGTGTTTGACGCCGCGGCACGTTATGGTGAGACTTCTCTGAATCAAGAGCTCCTGCAGGGACCAGACTTAACCAACAGCCTAGTCGGGGTCCTGACGCATTTCCGTCTGGGAAAGATTGCTGTTACTGCAGATGTTGAAGCAATGTTCATGCAGTTCAAAGTGCCAAAAGAGGATTGTCAAGCACTAAGATTCCTGTGGTGGTCAGATGAAGCTGACGCTACTCCGCAGACGTTCTGCATGACCCAACACATATTTGGGGCAACAGATAGTCCCAGTTCATGCACATATGGTCTTCGAAGATGTTCAAATGACAACGCCGAGGATTTCGACAAATCTACTGTGGATGCAGTCAACAAAAACTTCTATGTAGATGATCTGCTAAAGTCTGTTGATTATACGGCGCCTGCTATATGTCTGGCTATGCAGTTGATCGAGATGTTAGGTCAGGGAGGCCTAAGATGGCGAAATTCATTTCAAACTCCTTGGTAG